The Streptomyces camelliae genome window below encodes:
- a CDS encoding glycerophosphodiester phosphodiesterase, translating to MTLTTPSRRHPYLDHPGPIAFAHRGGAADGIENTVAQFRRAVEMGYRYIETDVHATADGRLVAFHDSTLDRVTDGAGRIAELPWEDVRHARVDGREPVPLFEELLETFPEVRWNVDVKAEPALRPLLDLIERMDAYDRVCVGSFSEARVLRAQRLAGPRLATSFGTRGVLSLRLRSWGLPAAVRRSAVAAQVPEAQSGVPVVDQRFVRAAHARGLHVHVWTINEPARMHRLLDLGVDGIMTDHIDTLREVMEDRGVWV from the coding sequence GTGACCCTCACGACACCCTCGCGGCGCCACCCGTACCTCGACCACCCGGGCCCCATAGCCTTCGCCCACCGGGGCGGGGCCGCCGACGGCATCGAGAACACCGTGGCGCAGTTCCGGCGCGCGGTCGAGATGGGCTACCGGTACATCGAGACCGATGTGCACGCCACGGCGGACGGCCGGCTCGTCGCCTTCCACGACTCGACCCTGGACCGGGTCACCGACGGCGCGGGCCGGATCGCGGAGCTGCCGTGGGAGGACGTGCGGCACGCGCGCGTGGACGGCCGTGAACCGGTACCGCTGTTCGAGGAGTTGCTGGAGACCTTCCCCGAGGTCCGCTGGAACGTCGACGTCAAGGCGGAGCCCGCCCTGCGGCCCCTGCTCGACCTGATCGAGCGCATGGACGCCTATGACCGGGTCTGCGTCGGCTCCTTCTCCGAGGCACGGGTGCTGCGTGCCCAGCGGCTGGCCGGGCCGCGCCTGGCCACCTCGTTCGGCACCCGCGGAGTGCTCAGCCTGCGGCTGCGCTCATGGGGTCTGCCGGCCGCCGTGCGCCGCTCCGCCGTCGCCGCGCAGGTGCCCGAGGCCCAGTCGGGCGTGCCGGTGGTCGACCAGCGCTTCGTCCGCGCCGCCCACGCGCGCGGGCTGCACGTGCACGTGTGGACGATCAACGAACCGGCGCGCATGCACCGGCTCCTGGACCTGGGTGTCGATGGCATCATGACCGATCACATCGACACGTTGCGCGAGGTCATGGAGGACCGCGGCGTCTGGGTCTGA
- a CDS encoding YczE/YyaS/YitT family protein, giving the protein MSAPGHPDRPGHLGRRLVQLYAGLALYGGSAALLLRAGLGMEPWGVLHQGLAELTGLTIGVVSIVVGAAVLLLWIPLRQRPGLGTVSNVFAVGLAMDGTLALVPDAHSLAVRIPLLVAGIVLNGAATGLYISARFGPGPRDGLMTGLHRRTGRSIRLIRTAIEVTVVVTGFLLGGTVGVGTLLYAVSIGPLAQLFLRVFAVPAASTRSTVVAEATPEGVILRP; this is encoded by the coding sequence ATGTCCGCTCCCGGCCATCCCGACCGTCCCGGCCATCTCGGACGCCGGCTGGTCCAGCTGTACGCCGGGCTCGCGCTGTACGGCGGGAGTGCCGCGCTGCTCCTGCGGGCGGGCCTGGGCATGGAGCCCTGGGGCGTACTGCATCAGGGGCTCGCGGAGCTGACCGGGCTGACCATCGGCGTGGTGTCGATCGTCGTGGGCGCGGCGGTGCTGCTGCTGTGGATCCCGCTGCGCCAGCGCCCGGGGCTGGGCACGGTCTCCAACGTCTTCGCCGTCGGCCTGGCCATGGACGGCACGCTCGCGCTGGTCCCGGACGCGCACTCGCTCGCCGTACGGATCCCGCTGCTGGTCGCGGGCATCGTGCTGAACGGCGCGGCGACGGGCCTGTACATCTCCGCGCGCTTCGGGCCCGGCCCCCGCGACGGGCTGATGACGGGGCTGCACCGGCGTACCGGCCGCTCGATCCGGCTGATCCGGACGGCGATCGAGGTGACCGTCGTGGTCACCGGGTTCCTCCTGGGCGGCACGGTCGGCGTGGGCACCCTGCTGTACGCGGTGTCCATCGGCCCCCTCGCCCAGCTCTTCCTGCGGGTGTTCGCCGTCCCGGCGGCATCGACCCGAAGCACGGTCGTTGCCGAAGCGACACCGGAAGGGGTGATACTGCGACCGTGA
- a CDS encoding PLP-dependent aminotransferase family protein gives MAQWTSAMGAAQLARLLNSQQDRPAGPGTRRPPAYRALADGIRLLVLEGRVPVAARLPAERELALALSVSRTTVAAAYEALRSEGFLESRRGAGSWTAVPAGNPIPARGLEPLPPEALGSVIDLGCASLPAPEPWLTRAVQGALEELPPYAHTHGDYPAGLPALRAMIAERYTARGIPTMPEQIMVTTGAMGAIDAICHLFAGRGERIAVESPSYANILQLMRETGARLVPVAMAEGLTGWDMDRWRQVLREAAPRIAYVVADFHNPTGALADEDQRRRLVDAARSAGTVLVADETMTELWLDDEIGRPGMPRPVCGFDPAGSTVITVGSASKAFWAGMRIGWVRAAPDVIRSLVAARAYADLGTPVLEQLAVNWLFSTGGWEQAVELRRAQARENRDALVAALRRELPTWDFEVPQGGLTLWVRAGGLSGSRVAEAGERTGVRVPSGPRFGVDGAFEGYVRLPFTVGGAVAEEAAVRLAAAARLVESGATGGAEAPRTFVA, from the coding sequence ATGGCGCAGTGGACCTCTGCGATGGGTGCCGCGCAACTCGCCCGGCTGCTGAACTCCCAGCAGGACCGCCCGGCCGGGCCCGGCACCCGCCGCCCGCCGGCCTACCGCGCCCTGGCCGACGGCATCCGGCTGCTGGTGCTCGAAGGCCGCGTGCCGGTGGCCGCACGTCTCCCCGCCGAACGCGAACTCGCCCTCGCCCTGTCCGTGAGCCGCACCACCGTCGCGGCCGCCTACGAGGCCCTGCGCAGCGAGGGCTTCCTGGAGTCCCGTCGCGGCGCCGGCAGCTGGACCGCCGTACCCGCGGGGAACCCGATTCCGGCCCGTGGCCTCGAACCCCTCCCCCCGGAGGCGCTCGGCTCGGTCATCGACCTCGGCTGCGCCTCGCTCCCGGCCCCCGAGCCCTGGCTGACCCGGGCCGTGCAGGGCGCCCTGGAGGAGCTGCCGCCGTACGCCCACACGCACGGCGACTACCCGGCCGGGCTCCCCGCCCTGCGCGCGATGATCGCCGAGCGCTACACCGCGCGCGGGATCCCCACGATGCCCGAGCAGATCATGGTGACGACCGGCGCGATGGGCGCCATCGACGCGATCTGCCATCTCTTCGCGGGCCGCGGTGAGCGCATCGCGGTCGAGTCCCCGTCGTACGCCAACATCCTCCAGCTGATGCGCGAGACCGGCGCCCGGCTGGTCCCCGTCGCCATGGCCGAGGGCCTCACCGGCTGGGACATGGACCGCTGGCGCCAGGTGCTGCGTGAGGCCGCGCCGCGCATCGCCTACGTCGTCGCCGACTTCCACAACCCCACCGGCGCGCTCGCCGACGAGGACCAGCGGCGCCGGCTGGTGGACGCGGCGCGCTCGGCCGGTACGGTGCTCGTCGCCGACGAGACGATGACGGAGCTGTGGCTGGACGACGAGATCGGCCGGCCGGGCATGCCGCGTCCGGTGTGCGGGTTCGACCCGGCCGGCTCCACGGTGATCACGGTGGGTTCGGCCAGCAAGGCGTTCTGGGCGGGCATGCGCATCGGGTGGGTGCGCGCGGCGCCGGACGTGATCCGCAGCCTGGTCGCCGCGCGGGCGTACGCCGACCTGGGGACGCCGGTGCTGGAGCAGCTCGCCGTCAACTGGCTGTTCAGCACGGGTGGTTGGGAGCAGGCGGTGGAACTGCGCCGCGCTCAGGCCCGGGAGAACCGGGACGCGCTGGTGGCCGCGCTCCGCCGCGAGCTGCCCACTTGGGACTTCGAGGTGCCGCAGGGCGGTCTGACCCTGTGGGTCCGCGCGGGCGGCCTCTCCGGCTCCCGGGTCGCCGAGGCGGGTGAGCGGACCGGCGTCCGCGTCCCGTCCGGGCCCCGCTTCGGCGTGGACGGTGCGTTCGAGGGCTATGTGCGGCTGCCGTTCACCGTCGGGGGAGCGGTGGCGGAGGAGGCGGCGGTACGGCTCGCCGCGGCGGCTCGGCTGGTGGAGTCGGGGGCGACGGGGGGAGCGGAGGCGCCGCGCACGTTTGTGGCGTAG
- a CDS encoding ankyrin repeat domain-containing protein, with protein MSEAPDPEVVELATKIFDLARQGQTEALVAYVDAGVPANLTNDRGDSLVMLAAYHGHAGTVRALLTRGAAADHVNDRGQTPLAGAVFKGETDVIKALLEGGADPAAGTPSAVDTARMFGKTDLLELFGTH; from the coding sequence ATGAGCGAAGCCCCCGACCCCGAGGTCGTGGAGCTGGCGACCAAGATCTTCGATCTGGCCCGGCAGGGGCAGACCGAGGCGCTCGTGGCGTACGTCGACGCGGGTGTTCCGGCCAATCTCACCAACGACCGCGGCGACTCCCTGGTGATGCTCGCCGCCTACCACGGCCACGCCGGCACGGTGCGCGCGCTGCTCACCCGCGGCGCTGCCGCGGACCACGTCAACGACCGAGGCCAGACTCCGCTCGCGGGGGCGGTCTTCAAGGGCGAGACCGACGTCATCAAGGCGCTCCTGGAAGGCGGCGCCGACCCCGCCGCGGGCACGCCCTCGGCCGTCGACACCGCCCGGATGTTCGGCAAGACCGACCTCCTGGAACTGTTCGGCACACACTGA
- a CDS encoding HEAT repeat domain-containing protein yields MFDPFIAPSGTLLGLLQRGRGDGTLHALTAPRAEALAALNQCVLRDPRQDWQVENRSLYYARLYLDLNGELDAIEAHLFGPEDVLDADESRTGLTLAVLGHLASYGRLDALALLRRYAAHGSNWAWALDELALRDDDAGLRALAAPVLARFGTDAEGEAELAAAVRDAFEPRPWRLWAEDPRESIATRVRAAQETGCFDRWQRQMRPTGPRPGWSVRAVFEWAQAGMDRGAALHVPAARCLVAVAGPEDRPEIVQAARTGTDAARCTALRYLADSNDPEALGLIEAAVADGTTVVVEAAVDAFERMRSVAAVDRARRWAQRPDPLGAAAGRMLACRGGARDKDLVLGALREVVRGEGPDAPTLWTLVDGAGRLGIACAAPVLRHIYRETASSHLRGRAAHALAATDPSFATGFAVECLWDCEETTREIAARHAETGDARVVERLRRLAADPAEEAEVQTAVRSRFGPDAAGD; encoded by the coding sequence ATGTTCGATCCGTTCATAGCGCCGAGCGGTACGCTGCTCGGCCTGCTGCAGCGGGGCCGCGGCGACGGCACGCTGCACGCGCTCACCGCGCCCCGCGCGGAAGCGCTCGCGGCACTGAACCAATGTGTGCTCCGTGACCCCCGCCAGGACTGGCAGGTGGAGAACCGCTCGCTCTACTACGCCCGCCTCTACCTCGACCTGAACGGCGAACTGGACGCCATCGAGGCCCACCTCTTCGGCCCCGAGGACGTTCTCGACGCCGACGAGTCCCGCACCGGCCTCACCCTCGCCGTGCTCGGGCACCTCGCCTCCTACGGCAGGCTGGACGCGCTCGCCCTGCTGCGCCGGTACGCCGCCCACGGCAGCAACTGGGCCTGGGCCCTGGACGAACTGGCCCTCAGAGACGACGACGCGGGCCTGCGCGCCCTCGCCGCGCCCGTGCTGGCCCGCTTCGGCACCGATGCCGAGGGCGAGGCCGAGCTGGCCGCCGCCGTCCGGGACGCCTTCGAGCCACGCCCGTGGCGGCTGTGGGCGGAGGACCCGCGCGAATCGATCGCCACGCGTGTGCGTGCCGCGCAGGAGACCGGCTGTTTCGACCGCTGGCAGCGGCAGATGCGGCCCACCGGTCCCCGGCCCGGCTGGAGCGTGCGCGCCGTCTTCGAGTGGGCGCAAGCGGGCATGGACCGCGGCGCCGCCCTCCATGTGCCGGCCGCCCGCTGTCTGGTCGCCGTGGCCGGCCCCGAGGACCGGCCGGAGATCGTCCAAGCCGCCCGCACCGGCACCGACGCGGCCCGCTGCACCGCACTGCGCTACCTCGCCGACAGCAACGACCCCGAGGCCCTCGGCCTGATCGAGGCCGCGGTCGCCGACGGCACGACGGTCGTCGTGGAGGCCGCCGTGGACGCCTTCGAACGGATGCGCAGCGTCGCCGCCGTCGACCGCGCCCGTCGCTGGGCCCAGCGCCCCGACCCCCTCGGCGCCGCCGCCGGGCGCATGCTCGCCTGCCGGGGCGGCGCGCGCGACAAGGATCTGGTCCTCGGCGCCCTGCGCGAGGTCGTACGCGGCGAAGGCCCCGACGCACCCACCCTGTGGACCCTCGTCGACGGCGCCGGCCGCCTCGGCATCGCCTGCGCGGCCCCCGTGCTGCGGCACATCTACCGCGAGACGGCCTCCTCCCATCTCCGGGGCCGCGCCGCCCACGCCCTGGCCGCCACCGACCCCTCCTTCGCCACCGGCTTCGCCGTCGAGTGCCTGTGGGACTGCGAGGAGACCACCCGCGAGATCGCCGCCCGGCACGCCGAGACCGGTGACGCCCGCGTCGTGGAGCGCCTGCGCCGCCTGGCCGCCGATCCGGCCGAGGAGGCGGAGGTACAGACGGCGGTACGCAGCCGCTTCGGCCCCGACGCCGCCGGTGATTGA
- a CDS encoding glycosyltransferase family 4 protein: MRVVIVTESFPPDVNGVAHCALQTARHLVDRGHSPLVVAPAPAPGSAPDTDAPCPVVRVPSLPLPGYPQVRVALPSRRLAAALLDHRADLVHLASPFILGVRGMAAAARLGIPALAVYQTDLAGYARTYMGAGEAAAWRRIRSVHAAADRTLAPSSAALTDLEAHGVPRVRLWPRGVDTVRFKPEHRDEALRRELAPNGELIVGYVGRLAPEKHVELLAGVCGLQGVKVVVVGDGPSHAHLTEALPGAVFLGRRTGHDLARIFASLDLFAHTGPFETFCQTVQEAMASGVPVVAPAAGGPLDLVAHERTGLLVPPCDAAAVTEAVRTLAADPDRRAAYGLAARTMVEGRTWAAVGDQLIGHYDDVLAARRAVVAA; this comes from the coding sequence ATGCGTGTCGTCATCGTGACCGAATCCTTTCCCCCCGATGTGAACGGCGTGGCCCACTGCGCGCTCCAGACCGCCCGGCACCTCGTAGATCGCGGTCACTCCCCGCTCGTCGTCGCGCCGGCCCCAGCTCCCGGCAGCGCGCCGGACACGGACGCCCCGTGCCCGGTCGTCCGTGTCCCCTCCCTCCCCCTCCCCGGCTACCCCCAGGTCCGCGTCGCCCTCCCCAGCCGACGCCTCGCCGCGGCACTGCTCGACCACCGCGCTGACCTGGTCCATCTCGCCAGCCCCTTCATCCTCGGCGTCCGTGGCATGGCCGCCGCCGCCCGGCTCGGCATCCCCGCACTGGCCGTCTACCAGACCGATCTCGCCGGGTACGCGCGTACGTACATGGGCGCCGGAGAGGCGGCCGCCTGGCGGCGGATCCGCTCCGTGCACGCCGCCGCCGACCGCACCCTGGCCCCCTCCAGCGCCGCCCTCACCGACCTGGAGGCACACGGCGTGCCCCGGGTCCGGCTCTGGCCACGCGGCGTGGACACCGTACGTTTCAAGCCAGAGCATCGCGACGAGGCACTGCGTCGCGAACTCGCCCCGAACGGCGAGCTGATCGTCGGCTACGTCGGCCGGCTCGCCCCCGAGAAGCACGTCGAACTGCTCGCCGGCGTCTGCGGACTTCAGGGCGTCAAGGTCGTGGTCGTCGGCGACGGGCCGAGCCACGCCCACCTCACCGAGGCCCTGCCCGGCGCCGTCTTCCTCGGCCGCCGCACCGGCCACGACCTCGCCCGGATCTTCGCCTCGCTGGACCTCTTCGCGCACACCGGCCCCTTCGAGACGTTCTGCCAGACCGTCCAGGAGGCCATGGCCAGCGGAGTCCCGGTCGTCGCGCCCGCCGCCGGCGGACCGCTCGACCTGGTCGCCCACGAGCGCACCGGACTGCTCGTGCCGCCGTGCGACGCCGCCGCCGTGACCGAGGCCGTGCGCACCCTGGCCGCCGACCCCGACCGGCGGGCCGCGTACGGCCTCGCCGCCCGCACGATGGTCGAGGGCCGCACCTGGGCCGCCGTCGGTGACCAGCTCATCGGTCACTACGACGACGTCCTCGCGGCCCGCAGGGCGGTGGTGGCGGCATGA
- a CDS encoding glycosyltransferase — MTGPSLRIVRLANFVAPASGGLRTALRELGKGFRAAGHDPVLIVPGERHTDEDTEQGRVITLPGPLLPGTGGYRLLTDKRRVAALLEELAPDRLEVSDRTTLRWTGRWARRARVPAVMVSHETADGVLRTWGLSENLSRKAADALNTRTAHVYSRVVCTTEFAEREFVRIGARNVVRAPLGVDLMERHPALRDPGLRTLHARGDEALLVMCSRLSVEKRPGTALDALDALIRRGRRAVLVVAGDGPLRARLEQRARERGLPVTFLGHVSDRAVLGALQASADVALAPGPAETFGLAALEAMACGTPVVASASSALPEVIGSAGATAADRGEAFADAVDMLLERGECERREAARARAECFGWGTAVEAFLAAHDAEVLNPVKPLRVTGRTVPEGVA, encoded by the coding sequence ATGACCGGTCCGTCCCTGCGCATCGTCCGCCTCGCCAACTTCGTCGCCCCCGCCTCCGGCGGCCTGCGCACCGCCCTGCGTGAACTGGGCAAGGGCTTCCGGGCGGCCGGTCACGACCCGGTGCTGATCGTGCCCGGCGAACGGCACACCGACGAGGACACCGAGCAGGGCCGGGTCATCACCCTGCCCGGCCCGCTGCTGCCCGGCACCGGCGGCTACCGCCTCCTCACCGACAAGCGGCGCGTGGCCGCCCTCCTGGAGGAGCTGGCCCCGGACCGGCTGGAGGTCTCCGACCGCACGACCCTGCGCTGGACCGGCCGCTGGGCCCGCCGCGCGCGCGTGCCCGCCGTGATGGTCTCCCACGAGACCGCCGACGGCGTGCTGCGCACCTGGGGCCTGTCCGAGAACCTCTCCCGCAAGGCCGCCGACGCCCTCAACACCCGTACCGCGCACGTCTACTCGCGGGTGGTGTGCACCACGGAGTTCGCCGAGCGCGAGTTCGTGCGCATCGGCGCGCGCAACGTCGTACGCGCCCCCCTGGGTGTCGACCTGATGGAACGCCACCCCGCACTGCGCGACCCGGGCCTGCGCACCCTGCACGCGCGCGGGGACGAGGCACTGCTCGTGATGTGTTCCCGGCTGTCCGTCGAGAAGCGCCCCGGCACCGCTCTGGACGCCCTCGACGCGCTGATACGACGCGGGCGGCGGGCGGTGCTCGTGGTCGCCGGGGACGGACCGCTCAGGGCCCGGCTGGAGCAGCGCGCGCGGGAGCGGGGGCTGCCGGTGACCTTCCTGGGGCACGTCTCCGACCGGGCCGTGCTCGGGGCGCTCCAGGCGTCCGCCGACGTCGCCCTCGCCCCCGGGCCCGCCGAGACCTTCGGGCTGGCCGCCCTGGAGGCCATGGCGTGCGGCACGCCCGTCGTGGCGAGCGCGTCCTCCGCGCTGCCCGAGGTGATCGGGTCCGCGGGCGCCACCGCCGCCGACCGGGGCGAGGCCTTCGCCGACGCCGTCGACATGCTGCTGGAGCGGGGCGAGTGCGAGCGCCGCGAGGCGGCACGCGCGCGTGCGGAGTGCTTCGGCTGGGGTACGGCGGTGGAGGCGTTCCTGGCGGCCCACGACGCCGAGGTGCTCAACCCTGTGAAGCCCCTGCGTGTCACCGGCCGCACCGTGCCGGAGGGCGTGGCATGA
- a CDS encoding SGNH/GDSL hydrolase family protein encodes MRPVRFVALGDSLTEGVGDPVGDGWRGWAALLAPSLAGEVEFTNLAVSGAQTRDVRERQTPAALELRPDVASVVIGVNDTLRHTFDIRAVTDHLDEVYAALTRQGATLLTACLPDPGAMLGLPGALARPLARRQRAVNTVVHALSERYGAVHLHATGGTWITDRALWSADRLHPGERGHRQLAVRFHALLAEAGRATGEPPSPEPEFPAPTRTASLLWLATAGTGWVVRRCQDLLPQLLRLAADEMRHQARGTSARLDLSASAAVSAALSALPESHGTADGAQRRRIVSVGHRTAVPDGAPHREDAGVMVNGVG; translated from the coding sequence ATGAGACCCGTCCGTTTCGTCGCCCTCGGTGACTCGCTGACCGAGGGCGTGGGCGACCCCGTCGGCGACGGGTGGCGGGGCTGGGCCGCGCTGCTGGCGCCGTCGCTGGCCGGGGAGGTGGAGTTCACCAACCTCGCCGTCAGCGGGGCGCAGACCCGGGACGTGCGGGAGCGGCAGACCCCGGCCGCCCTCGAACTCCGCCCGGACGTGGCCTCCGTGGTCATCGGCGTCAACGACACCCTGCGGCACACCTTCGACATCCGCGCGGTCACCGATCACCTCGACGAGGTCTACGCCGCCCTCACCCGGCAGGGCGCCACCCTGCTCACCGCCTGCCTGCCCGACCCCGGCGCGATGCTGGGCCTCCCGGGCGCCCTGGCCCGCCCGCTGGCCCGCCGGCAACGGGCGGTCAACACCGTCGTCCACGCGCTGTCCGAGCGGTACGGCGCCGTCCACCTGCACGCGACGGGCGGGACCTGGATCACCGACCGGGCCCTGTGGAGCGCGGACCGGCTGCATCCGGGCGAGCGCGGGCACCGGCAACTCGCCGTCCGCTTCCACGCGCTGCTCGCCGAGGCGGGCCGGGCGACCGGCGAACCCCCCTCGCCCGAGCCGGAGTTCCCCGCACCGACCCGCACAGCGAGCCTGCTGTGGCTCGCCACCGCGGGCACCGGCTGGGTGGTCCGGCGGTGCCAGGACCTGCTGCCCCAGCTGCTGCGTCTCGCCGCCGACGAGATGCGCCACCAGGCCCGCGGGACCAGCGCCCGGCTCGACCTCAGCGCGTCGGCGGCGGTGTCGGCGGCCCTCTCCGCGCTGCCGGAGAGCCACGGCACGGCCGACGGGGCACAGCGGCGCCGTATCGTCAGCGTCGGGCACCGCACCGCGGTGCCCGACGGCGCGCCCCACCGTGAGGACGCGGGGGTGATGGTGAACGGCGTCGGGTGA
- a CDS encoding GntR family transcriptional regulator: MAEQLTGLAGDRALLGRTSTAERVSDILRGRIAEGYFPPGTRLSEDGIGGALGVSRNTLREAFRLLTHERLLVHELNRGVFVRVLTVEDVEDIYRARTLVECAVVRGLGDPPYPLDALAAAVAEGATAAAASDWKALGTANIHFHRELVALAGSERTDELMRSVFAELRLAFHVVDDPRRLHEPYLTRNRQILDTLRAGDRHAAEELLATYLADSLERVVEVYRRRVGEESPGLS, translated from the coding sequence ATGGCAGAGCAGCTGACGGGACTGGCCGGCGACCGGGCGCTCCTCGGGCGTACGAGCACGGCGGAGCGGGTGTCGGACATCCTCCGCGGCCGTATCGCCGAGGGATACTTCCCGCCCGGCACCCGGCTGTCGGAGGACGGCATCGGCGGGGCGCTCGGGGTGTCCCGCAACACCCTGCGCGAGGCCTTCCGGCTGCTCACGCACGAACGCCTGCTGGTCCACGAGCTCAACCGGGGCGTGTTCGTCCGGGTCCTGACCGTCGAGGACGTCGAGGACATCTACCGCGCGCGCACGCTGGTCGAGTGCGCCGTCGTCCGCGGGCTCGGCGACCCGCCGTACCCGCTGGACGCGCTCGCCGCGGCGGTCGCCGAGGGCGCGACGGCGGCGGCCGCGAGCGACTGGAAGGCGCTGGGCACCGCCAACATCCACTTCCACCGCGAGCTCGTCGCCCTCGCCGGCAGCGAACGCACCGACGAGCTGATGCGCAGCGTCTTCGCCGAACTCCGGCTCGCCTTCCACGTCGTGGACGACCCGCGCCGGCTGCACGAGCCGTACCTCACCCGCAATCGCCAGATCCTCGACACGCTCCGGGCCGGGGACCGGCATGCGGCGGAGGAGCTGCTGGCGACCTACCTCGCCGACTCGCTGGAGCGGGTGGTGGAGGTCTACCGGCGACGGGTCGGCGAGGAGAGCCCCGGGCTCTCTTGA